From Motacilla alba alba isolate MOTALB_02 chromosome 4A, Motacilla_alba_V1.0_pri, whole genome shotgun sequence, one genomic window encodes:
- the NXT2 gene encoding NTF2-related export protein 2 isoform X1 — translation MAASVDFKTYVDQACRAADEFVNIYYETMDKRRRALTRLYLDKATLVWNGNAVSGQEELNKFFEMLPSSEFQVNVLDCQPVHEQATQGQTTVLVVTSGTVKFDGDKQRYFNQNFLLTAQATPTNTVWKIAGDCFRFQDWAS, via the exons ATGGCCGCGTCCGTG GATTTCAAAACCTATGTGGATCAAGCTTGTAGAGCTGCAGATGAGTTTGTCAACATTTACTATGAGACAATGGACAAGAGAAGAAGG GCTTTAACCAGACTGTATTTGGACAAAGCAACATTAGTTTGGAATGGAAATGCAGTGTCTGGGCAAGAAGAACTAAATAAGTTTTTTGAAATGTTGCCATCAAGTGAATTCCAGGTTAATGTGTTGGACTGCCAGCCTGTTCACG AGCAAGCTACTCAAGGCCAGACAACAGTCCTCGTGGTGACAAGTGGGACTGTCAAATTTGATGGGGATAAGCAGCGCTACTTCAATCAGAACTTCCTGCTGACGGCACAGGCCACCCCCACCAACACCGTGTGGAAGATCGCCGGGGACTGCTTCCGCTTCCAGGACTGGGCCAGCTAG
- the NXT2 gene encoding NTF2-related export protein 2 isoform X4 — MDKRRRALTRLYLDKATLVWNGNAVSGQEELNKFFEMLPSSEFQVNVLDCQPVHEQATQGQTTVLVVTSGTVKFDGDKQRYFNQNFLLTAQATPTNTVWKIAGDCFRFQDWAS, encoded by the exons ATGGACAAGAGAAGAAGG GCTTTAACCAGACTGTATTTGGACAAAGCAACATTAGTTTGGAATGGAAATGCAGTGTCTGGGCAAGAAGAACTAAATAAGTTTTTTGAAATGTTGCCATCAAGTGAATTCCAGGTTAATGTGTTGGACTGCCAGCCTGTTCACG AGCAAGCTACTCAAGGCCAGACAACAGTCCTCGTGGTGACAAGTGGGACTGTCAAATTTGATGGGGATAAGCAGCGCTACTTCAATCAGAACTTCCTGCTGACGGCACAGGCCACCCCCACCAACACCGTGTGGAAGATCGCCGGGGACTGCTTCCGCTTCCAGGACTGGGCCAGCTAG